One segment of Rubripirellula amarantea DNA contains the following:
- the trhA gene encoding PAQR family membrane homeostasis protein TrhA: MPTDQASPLIELERVDEFGEPPWQAGQEWANAITHGIAAIATLVLGYFLVLRAQQESTGMAIACAAYIASVFGTFFFSTLSHLVKPSPLLNVLRSWDQAMIYAMISGTYTPIVYRFATDGTRTWLLWAIWIAAGAGFFHKVAMKHRVNSSGTISYLLLGWLPAIPLFGQVPSVVVTWMFIGGIFYTLGVVLLVNDRKVRYLHAGWHLMVMTAAFSHYWTIFNHVAPATLTP; the protein is encoded by the coding sequence GTGCCGACCGACCAAGCCTCTCCCTTGATCGAACTTGAACGAGTAGACGAATTTGGCGAACCACCATGGCAAGCCGGCCAAGAGTGGGCCAATGCGATCACGCACGGCATCGCGGCAATTGCGACACTGGTTCTGGGCTATTTCCTGGTACTGCGAGCGCAGCAGGAAAGCACGGGAATGGCCATCGCTTGTGCCGCGTACATTGCCTCGGTTTTTGGGACGTTTTTCTTCTCGACGCTTTCTCATTTGGTTAAACCCAGCCCGCTGTTGAACGTGTTGCGATCTTGGGACCAAGCCATGATCTACGCGATGATTTCGGGCACTTACACCCCCATCGTTTATCGGTTTGCCACTGATGGCACCCGCACGTGGTTGCTGTGGGCGATTTGGATTGCCGCGGGTGCTGGCTTCTTTCACAAGGTCGCGATGAAGCACCGAGTCAATTCAAGCGGAACCATCTCGTACCTATTGTTGGGTTGGCTACCTGCGATCCCGCTGTTCGGACAAGTTCCCTCGGTGGTGGTGACCTGGATGTTCATCGGCGGAATCTTCTACACGCTTGGGGTCGTACTATTAGTGAACGATCGCAAAGTCCGTTACCTGCACGCCGGTTGGCACCTGATGGTGATGACCGCGGCGTTCTCTCATTACTGGACGATCTTCAACCACGTCGCGCCAGCCACATTGACGCCGTAG
- a CDS encoding alpha/beta hydrolase — MVIPIWPDSPPQWNAPTEAEKDTSGPDGRNVAGRSVIRLGNVSVPQLHVYIPQHGSSDTIVLIAPGGGYNILAWDLEGTEIAQWLNEIGVAAAVLKYRVPTKREEVKWLAPVQDIQRSISLVRSGQISGVQAKTVGVLGFSAGGNASARAAFSETRHYEPIDSSDEVSIRPDFGVLIYPAWLNREGTTDLIDELSVNENTPPMFLAHAADDNVSALSSVAIYTALHQNKVPASLHVFGSGGHGFGGRTDGKPTDAWPDLCATWLRSRGWARPVAIAP, encoded by the coding sequence ATGGTCATTCCGATTTGGCCTGATTCGCCGCCTCAATGGAATGCACCTACGGAAGCTGAAAAAGACACTTCGGGCCCCGACGGTCGCAATGTTGCCGGGCGAAGCGTGATTCGGCTCGGGAACGTTTCCGTTCCTCAATTGCACGTTTACATCCCTCAACACGGTTCCAGCGATACCATCGTGTTGATTGCCCCCGGCGGAGGCTACAACATCCTTGCCTGGGATTTGGAAGGCACCGAGATCGCTCAGTGGCTCAACGAGATCGGAGTGGCCGCGGCGGTCTTGAAGTATCGAGTGCCCACCAAACGCGAGGAAGTCAAATGGCTTGCTCCCGTTCAAGACATTCAACGCAGTATCAGCCTGGTCCGTAGTGGACAAATTTCAGGAGTTCAAGCCAAGACGGTGGGCGTATTAGGATTTTCGGCAGGCGGCAACGCTTCGGCGAGAGCAGCATTCTCAGAAACGCGACACTATGAACCGATCGATTCGTCTGATGAAGTTTCGATACGACCCGACTTTGGCGTTTTAATCTATCCGGCGTGGCTTAACCGCGAAGGCACAACTGATTTGATTGATGAGCTAAGCGTTAACGAAAACACTCCACCGATGTTTCTTGCTCATGCCGCCGATGACAATGTTAGCGCGCTCAGCAGTGTGGCAATTTACACGGCACTTCACCAAAATAAGGTTCCCGCTTCGCTTCATGTCTTCGGTAGTGGTGGTCATGGATTTGGTGGACGCACCGATGGCAAACCGACTGACGCTTGGCCAGATTTGTGTGCGACTTGGTTGCGAAGTCGTGGTTGGGCACGACCGGTTGCGATCGCGCCATAG